The Erigeron canadensis isolate Cc75 chromosome 1, C_canadensis_v1, whole genome shotgun sequence genome segment ccacgtgggtctatatatcaaagtgggggaaaattcataatacctatcacatccaggtaaccaacataatccttcttatatgcacctactatgggcaatccattttataatttctctccagcgtgcaatgtacgcgttttaagccctcgtgtatcattaataaatcccagggtatatctagcattcttcttctttaaattaatcaactcataagaatatttttattatgtccaactcagttatatttattcattgatacaatcttaaaataaagtttaagaaaaattatttagggttgtccgtgcatcgcacggggtctaaacactagtatatatatatatatattaatttgctCACACATAATTCTTCTTGTCATAGTTTTCGAATAACTACCGATCTACTTTCATTcaataaaatcaaaaagatatatatacatactataaTTCAAAAAACAATTGGAATATCACATTTTAATCTTAAATACGACTACttataaaagttgtattatTGATACTGATCGAAGTTTATTGGCAAAATTagttttcaattaaaaaaaatgaagataaaatGAAAGGTAATCAATTAACCCATCATCACATTTATTGAAAAAAAGATGACAACTTGTGTAAATTCGTTTTTACATATCTGATTCGAGTAACTGTCATAGAGTTAGGATTGTGTGTTTTAGTTGGAGATTCACGAGATAACAGTTTACTACCTATATCAATGGACACGTTCATGCATATCAACTTTGTGATCCCAAAAAAATAACCTTTGTGATCAAAATTATTGTGATAGTCAAATACTactaatattataattagttaatgaAAATACAGATATTATAGTTTTTAGGTGAGAGTGTTTTTGCTTTATATCCAAAATACATTTGATCAtcttctataaatatatataaaatataaactttaattcataaaaagtaTGGATCATTAGataaagtttaatttttaaatagagtcattaaatcaaatgatgatgccatataccttatttactttttttagatttagttttattttaaaattttaaattattattatttccttatttaaatttgtagacattaacaattaatgtttttattaatataattatggaaactaatatttttatatcttacatcattgtttatctttataattattttttaattttttacaataatttttttttttttaatggaatatgtttttattaaattatatttatatatatgattattatcatataacgaataaaatttggttataagatttttgtataaaatttttattatataacgtttttattataccaatgttttgaaaaccgaAATAGATGTCAAACTaaccttttaattaaaaaaaaataaagaaaaaatatggagttaatattaagctatcacaattatatatctaaaaaataattgtataaaaTTGCAATgttattatgcataattttaggTTAGATTGACACAACAtgtgatatatagattgataattaaattgcttagtaattttaggttataactaaattattcaagcaaaacattaaagcacaagtacaatgacaatgcaaaCATATTCGcatgaatgaaagacatccaaataaATGAAAACTTTACTTAGCGAGACTTCTAATAGATGATTTATCCATTTTTCAACTATCTGGCCACTATCAAACGGAATCTAAATGACCACTattgtaacttcatgttttttagtgaCTTAATTCTTACCTGgataaatatttgtcaacttatgatattataaaaatttaaaaatcccATTAATTATGTATGTTTCCCGCATATTACACGGGTAATAATCTATATAGTAAAAATTTgtgacaaaaatatatattcaattaaaaatataatgggATTATGACTTCTgagtgtaactaactatgacaaaatgtttatgttatgtaacgatctcgtaaattgtttattttatgtaattaactactAAAATTGTCCGAACAATGTAATGAGTGACTTGCTAAAAAGGTTACAGGTAaccatttaatttttattaattttaaaaatcaaacataGCTCTCACTTATTCATATAATCTTACATGGAGCATTGACTCACTTATTTGTAATGAATTATTTTCTATAATGGAATAGATACAAATTTTTATGTATCATCATTTCCACTACTAGAAAACTTGTTCTCCGGCAACCGACTGCCGGAAATTGAGTTCACCAGAATATTGCGATAGTGGTGGCCGACGGGTTTTAGGGGGCCGGTGGTGAGATGGTGCGATGTAGTTTAACTCCCTGGAAAACAATAAAAGGCCATTTTACGCTTGTTTCAACTTCCTGCGATCCTACTGACACTTCTGACCACCAAATCaatttgtatgatgaaaatgatTTCAGATCCAAAAAATAGATAAGGTTATCAACGTATGGAACTATTGTTTCTCGTTTGGGTAATAAAAGTGAAAAAGCTACGAACATCTCATCTTCAGTTCAATCTATTTTGTTGTTGGCTTTGTCGAAGATCCTGAAAATCTCGTCAGAAATGTGAATGCCGTCAACGTAGATGAGTCACCAGGGTCACATAAGTAATTTTTTCCAAATCAGCAGCCTGTTTGATTAAATGGGTGACTCGGCGGTGCCACATAAGCATTATGACCTTTTTAGCCGGTAACTTACATTACTTAGACATATTTTATAGGTTGATTACATTGCATAAACATTTTACGAGATccttacataacataaacatttggtCATAGTTAGTTGCATTCACAGGTAATAATCTCAAATAGTTAGTTGCATTCACAGGTAATAATCTCAAATATaatagatgctccaaaatgacTAGATATTACTCGTACCTAGCTTGTAAGTGACTTATTTCTTTTAAGAGAGAAGTATTGAGCataacaaacacaaaaacaaaaacaaaaatagaaacataaataattGATATCGGTGTCTGAAGGAAGTACTGAAAAGGACAAATCCAAACCACATGCGAATTTGTTAGCATTTTCTGGGCTTTAGCTTGAAAGTTATTAGGATTTAATACATGGAATTGTAGTTCTTGGTTGCCTAATTGgtgttttaattagttaatttgttaacatatatttgATACTATAAATATCGGCATGTGCTTTCGATTCTCCATTTccaaattaattattattgtaagTGATATAAACGCTTTAAGTCGTTGTAAAATGAAAACATGTCGATATAAACAAGTTTGATAACGGCTAAATTGATTTTATGTATATCGTGAACTGGCCGGGTTCATTCACCCTACAAACACGTTTGATTCAATCTAGAATTCTATTAAAATTGAGAGACAGGAGAGTTTCGTTTTACTCATCGGGTCATTTAGATAAAAAACAACCACTATGAACAAATATATTTGCTCAAATTTTGGACTACTTATCATTAAGTTCAATCATATAGAATGAGATTCCCCTCTactacatattaatatatattgtatatggtCAATGGAATTTAGAAGTGGCAAGCACCATTGTTGTTGTCCAGCAATGTTGTCAAATGTGCCGCTCTATCTTTAGATACCATTCAACCTTATATAAATCAAGAAGTTAAGTATTTGGTTGAATTGTTTTTAGCCTCTTAAGCCTCAAAACAACATGGGgaatatgacaataataatcaaatttgacttgcttttatattattttttgtttgattatttatgtatttattactatatattgtGTATAGCCAATAACATGTTCTTTTTGTGAAGATCATAACCATAGACTTTTCCTTATATTTTctccatttttttattttgtgaacAAAATAGACTTTTCGTTCTTACTCTATACACTTCTAGAGATGTTACGTTTTATTATCACTGTTGAAAGTTTCTCTTTTTGACCTTTGGTAATGAGCATTAAATGAGGCTATTCGCTTAATTCACAATCGTCGTTTCGTCCACTCAAATCGCCCATAACACATGTATAGATGATATGGTGGCTCTTTATGAATAAAAAGTCTATGTAGAAGATGAATTGCATGTGTGAAACTCTGTTTCTCCCACGTAAAAGTGTAGATTGCTTTGTCAATGTTTTTTTCTATTAAGATTTTATTATACCATTACTACTGGAGCCACTTTAAGTATCCCTGTTGTTACATACCGGctaaatgtttaaaaagaaaaaaaaaaatctttgtaaATAATTAACTTGCATCGTACAACTTGAATTATTGcaataattattttacaaaaattatCTTTTACTATTAACATATTCAACCAGTCAAAGATTTTGGAGTTTTATCGCCAGACAACGTTATAAGCATAGTTGTCGATTCGTAAAtcttgactcgactcgaaatctgATTTTTCGACTCATGACTCAAAACGTGACTCGAATCGTAGAGTCAGGATATctgaaaatgtatatttttataattatgtacAAGTATTTATTGTAGAAATATTGTAACTTATTAATATATCAAGCTAAAAATAGAAgtaactattaaaataaaatcaaatttaaaagcatataaaagagttatgtttataaaaaaaattttaaaaaaaaactttaaaaattattgtgactcgtgactcggaacaTGATTCGGACCGACTCACACCATaaaacacgagtcatgttaTGAGTCTGGAGTAAATCGAGTCGCCACGTTTTCCCtttgttttgactcgactcgtatgACTTTTACAAATTACAACTATGGTTATAAGGTCGAGGAAAAAATTACTTTACAAGATTAGGAGGCTTTTAagcatttacccttttttattaGAACTGACACATTTAAATGCGtgtatttttgtaataacaCGTCTCACATTATAGGAACAGTTTGCCTTATGAGGAAACATATTTTTATAGACAATATATTGTTcctttttaaaaatcatttgaCGTTATTAAAGTGAATGAGTAATATACATTTATTCATATTCTTAAAATACTTTTTGAAAAATCTGTCAATTTAAACgcaatatgttaaaaaaaaaaccattaaagAAGCACTAGAGGCCAAGACAAAAGTAGAAAGTACAATTACAAAGCCTAAAAAGACATCATGCAATAACAATCTAAACTCTTCTTAGGATTTGAAgtgattgtaaaaaaaaaaaagtcgtgTCAATTACCAAACGAGACCGGGGGAAAATTCTTACTCACAAAAGCCGAACCACCGATTTTTACTCAACCATGTGTTTTTAATACAAACTCATATAAATCCCAAGGCACACGCATCAATAAACAACAAGCTCCATAGACGCGATTATAAGAAAAGAAGAGGGTTTTGGAACCACTCATTCCGCGACACACACATATCATGACACCTGCTTGTGACCCACAAGAATGAATGAGAGACAATGAGATCGAACAAGACATATATTCTTTGAGAACCCGAAGAGAAGACCCGttcattttttatgttttcaaatcGTCCAAAACATAGAAAAGATGATAGCCTTGATACACATTGTCTAGGAATCAATATTTACACGGATTTTAAATACGAATCTGGACAAAcgtccttttttttaataacaacaATTGTTAAATAGCCATGAATCTCCTCACATTATATTTAGAAAACCGTCGGTGTATCGGTTGTGAACCATTTGGTACAAATATTCTTTTACATCTACACCTTAAgcaaaacttgaaaacaaaagtTACGTTTTCAAGAttacaaaatgaaaattataataaGAGTGTGAAACGGTTTGTAGTCACATGgacattaaacaaaataaacttttagGATTCTTACCAAAAAAATAATCGTTTATAGCCAAACTTGTACGTATAAAAAGACAAAGCGTACAATACATAAGGACGACGGACAAACGGATCTAGTCAGCGCTGTTTGACCATCTTTTTAACTTATAATTCACCTTTCTTTGTACAAACAGATAAGGACAAACAATAACAAACCATGGTAGTAAAGCAGTTCAAAAAGGTAAATAACCATGCCAGTAAAAACTAAAGGGCAATATGGTAAAACtacagttgtttttttttgtacaaaCAAATACGTTAGTAtattttaatcttcaaaatcttttataaaataatgttCGGCGGCGTCgtttttgttgttgtgtttCATTGCATCTCGATAAGGTCTCTCTCTCTAGCTTGCtatgctatatatataaggcctaagttttttcattttctttcattcattattctCTAAGAAactatacatacaaacatttcTGAATCTATATATGTCTATTTAATTAGTCATTAACTTATAAcccacttatatatataaccaacccacacacacacatatttcatttcatttcatttagaGAGAGATAAAGAGAAAAAAGGAAATGAGAACAAGAAGCATGATGTGCTGTgataaaagaagaagaggagaaagAGAGAGTAATTTTGTAAGTGAGAGAATGTCACACAGCCGGAAAAGAGCAAAGTCATCGGCCGGAACGCCGGTGACAACCACCGTTTCCGGCCAGTGTGATTTCCTTGACAGACTCCCAGACGACATCGTTTTGTTCATTCTTTCCAAACTTTGCTCCACTGCCTCTTGTCCTTCAGATTTCATCAGCGTTTTGTCAACGTAATAATTCAACCATCCATCCATTTTGAAActaactaacttttttttttatatatataattttttttccaaaagatCTTGTAACTGATGGATGATATGTATTGTAACAGATGCAAGAGATTAAACGTGTTAGGCGTGCACTCCCTCGTGTTAGCAAAAGCATCTCCCAAAACCTTCTCTGTAAAGGCCAAAAACTGGTCGGAATCTTCtcaccggtttttaaaacagtGCTCCGATGCCGGAAATGTTGAGGCCTGTTACACTCTTGGCATGGTCAGTTTAATTAATCTCCCTGTActcctctttttcttctttctcaaacatatacatacataaatatatatatatacatatatatttaatttatatatagctCTGTAAGCAGtctttaattttgatttttttttaaatcaaattacAGATTCGGTTTTACTGTCTGGAAAACCGAGGCAGCGGAGCGTCACTGATGGCAAAAGCAGCGATTAACTCACACGCGCCGGCTTTGTACTCACTAGCGGTGATTCAGTTCAACGGAAGTGGAGGTACAAAGAATGACAAGGACTTGAGAGCCGGTGTCGCGTTATGTGCACGCTCTTCATTCTTAGGCCATATCGACGCGCTCCGTGAGCTAGGACATTGTCTCCAAGACGGATACGGAGTCCGACAAAACATAACGGAAGGACGACGGTTTTTAGTACAAGCAAACGCGCGTGAGCTAGCTGCAGTGTTGTCGACAACACCGTCGTCTTTGATATCCGGAAACTGGCTGACGTGGAATCCGTTACCACACTTACGTCATGGCAACGTGGTGGGCCCTGGATGTCCTTTGTTGAGTGATTTTGGGTGTAATGTTCCGTCGCCGGAACCACATCCGGCGAACCGGTTTTTATCTGATTGGTTTGCTGGAAAGGAGCTTGGACCGGGTTTAAGGCTGTGTTCACATGCCGGGTGTGGTAGACCGGAAACCAGACAGCATGAATTTAGGAGATGTTCGGTTTGTGGGAATGTGAATTATTGTTCTCGCGCGTGTCAAGCACTCGACTGGAAGATGCGTCATAAGATGGAATGTACACAGGCTGAAAGATGGGTGGATGATGGTGAAGGTGAACATAACGGAGGAAATGTTAATGAAGATAACGGAATGATTGTTGAGAGTTAAAAAGATCAACGTTAGTAACGTCAACGGTGTGGACTGAAGAAgcaaatttttgtttgtttgggGGTAGAAATGGAATTTCCAAAAATTATGCTTTCTTTTGACGTTGGCCGGAATATGAAGCTAGTAGTAGTAAGGAAAAGTTAATTAAtccactttcttttttttttttcttttttctaaggGTAGCAAATTTTGTACAATATATCTATGGCTGcctcttaaaaaaattaaatgaaatattcatTAAGTAGTTTTAAAGAGTAAAATACTAATTCGAATTAACGTTATAATTATTTGAATTTATGAAGGTCAACATGATAAGTCTGTTATTAATTACCGTCTTAAGCGAGTGAAATTAATcctttatcattttctttacttcTCTGATCTCTCACACAATATTACCTATTCAAATTACTTAGCTCCTAACAacatttcctttttatttttcctaaattactaaaaatatttaaactGGAAAGGCCAAATGAGAAATTTTAGATTGACGGACAACTCTTAAGCCATTGTATTTTTAACCCAAGTAATCAGTCTGGAtcaatctcgagtaatcatcaagCTAGTGGAATTACGAACCGATTGGAACCGATCTATTTTTGGCAAAAGTCATCTTTTAGGTTTATCGGGGGGAAAAGAAATTACGGTTAGGGAATTATTACTATTGTAACCTTGTGAAGTAAAATATGTTTTTGCTAGAATCATCATTATCACGATGTTTTTTAATCTAAAATGTCTAAGAATGACACTAGAATTATCAT includes the following:
- the LOC122608048 gene encoding F-box protein At1g67340-like; translation: MRTRSMMCCDKRRRGERESNFVSERMSHSRKRAKSSAGTPVTTTVSGQCDFLDRLPDDIVLFILSKLCSTASCPSDFISVLSTCKRLNVLGVHSLVLAKASPKTFSVKAKNWSESSHRFLKQCSDAGNVEACYTLGMIRFYCLENRGSGASLMAKAAINSHAPALYSLAVIQFNGSGGTKNDKDLRAGVALCARSSFLGHIDALRELGHCLQDGYGVRQNITEGRRFLVQANARELAAVLSTTPSSLISGNWLTWNPLPHLRHGNVVGPGCPLLSDFGCNVPSPEPHPANRFLSDWFAGKELGPGLRLCSHAGCGRPETRQHEFRRCSVCGNVNYCSRACQALDWKMRHKMECTQAERWVDDGEGEHNGGNVNEDNGMIVES